The following DNA comes from Streptomyces pristinaespiralis.
CCCCGTCTACGACGCCCCCGCCCGCGCGCTCGCCGCGGAGGGAGTGGTCAACGCCGAGGTCGGCGCCCAGTTCGTCGAAAGGCTGCTCGAGCCGCAGCTCCAGCTCTACGTCACACGGCTGCGCGCCGCTCAGGAGGCCGGCCAGGTGCGTGGGGGCATCGACCTGCGCGTCGCCCTCGAGCTCTTCACCGGGCCGCTCGCCCACCGCTGGCTGCTGCGCACCCTGCCCCTTACGCACGAGTACGCCGACCGGATCGTGGACTTCGCCGTGAACGGCCTCGCGCCCCGGGACTGACCCCGTGCGCCCCCGGGATGACGACGTGCCCCACCCCGGTTGAGGACTGTGGCCACCCGAGGAGCAGGATGGTGGGACCATGGCAGGGTCCGCGTGGGGCGAGCGTGAGGTGTGAGGGGATAGATGGGCGACGGTATCGGCCGCTACCGCGGCACGGAGGGCAGGCCTTCCCGGGAGAGCAGGCTGGCGCAGTGGCTGCGCCGCCGCGGCGGGAACACGGACGCGGAGGACTCGCAGCGCGAGGACCTGCTGCTGGCCGCCGCTGCCGCCGGACTGCCGCTCGCGCCCGCCGCCCACCCGGTCGGCTACCGCTGCTCCTGCGAGCGGATCGGCTGTCCGACGCCGGCCACCCACCCGATCTCGTTCGCCTGGCAGACCCAGTCCACGACCGACAGGGCGCAGATCCAGCGCTGGGCGCAGGGCCAGCCCGAGGCGAACTTCATCACCGCCACCGGCATGGTGCACGACGTGCTCGACGTCCCCCTGGAGGCAGGCCGGGGCGCGCTCGCCCGGCTGCTCGAGCGGGGCATCGACGTCGGCCCGGTCGCCGAGGTCGGCGAGGACCGGATGCTGTTCTTCACCGCCACCCGGGGCACCCCGGAGGACGAGGACGAATGGTGGCCCTGCGCACTGGACTGCCATCCCGAGACGATGGACGAGCATCCCGGCCTGCGCTGGCACTGCCGGGGCAGCTACGTCCTCGTACCGCCCGCCCGTCTCCCCGGCGACGGTGACCTCGCGGTCGCCTGGGTCCGCGGCCCGGAGCATCCGCTGCCGGACCCGCTGACCCTGCTGGAGACGCTGACGGACGCCTGCGCGAAGTACGCCGGCGAGAACGAGGACATCGACCACCACGCGGCGGCCTGGCCTCTCGGCCGCTGAGCCCCCCCGCCGCGCCCGCCCCCGGGCCGCGCCAGCCACGCCCGCCCCCGGGGTCGCGCCCACGGTGCGCCGTGCCGGACGGCGGACCCGGCCGCCGTCGTGGGGACGGTTCTCCCGGAGGGGGAGACGGCCGCCGGGGGACGGCGAGCGCCGTTACGACCCCTTGGCCGCCGTCAGACCCGTCAGGCGGCCCACAACCTCCACCGCCTGGCCGGGCTCGGCCCCGTTGCCCGGGGGTACCAGGACCGCCTGGCTGGAGACCCGCTCCTTGGTGATCGTGTCCTTCACCGTGCCGGTCAGCAGCGCCTTGACGTCCGGTACGACCTTCAGCTGCACGCCCTTCGCGGCCGTCTGGCGTTCGAAGTTGCGCACCGAGAAGAAGACGAAGGCGTTGCCGTCCCGCGTCATCAGACCCAGCGGTCCGAAGTTGCCGGTGTCCAGCGGCTGGTCGAGGTACTGGGTGCTCAGACCGGGCACGTTCGTGGTCTTCTTGCGCTCCTCGCGCCAGGCGGAGGTGTGCGGGCCGGGCTTGAAGTGGTCCGGCTTCCCGTCCTGCATGTACGAGGCGTACTCCTCGCTCAGGTTGCGGGGCGCGACCGCCAGTGCCGCGCTGTCCGGGGCGACGGGCTCCGCGTAACCGTCCTTGTCCGTCTTGAAGGCCGGGATCTGCCGGGGGAGCATGATCGTCAGATAGGCGGCCTTCCACCCCTCGTCCGCGCCCGCGCGCACGAAGACCAGCACCCAGCGGTTGTCCGCCGCGGTGTCGTCCTGGTCGCGGTTGGAGTCGGTGTCCGCGACGAACCAGCGCGGCCAGCCGGCCTTCTTGGGGATGGTGAACTTCGCGTCGGTCAGCTCCAGCGGCACATGATTCGGGTTGCCGTCGGGGAAGTTGACCTGGCGGGCCTTCAGGCCGGCCTGGTTGATCGCGCCGAGCGCGCCGGTGACATGAGCCGCGTCCAACGCCGGGTCGTAGGCCTTGTCGGCCTTGTTGTACGCCTCCGTGAACGCCGAGAGGGCCTTCGCCGCCTCGTCCTTCGTCGCCGAAGGGACGACTTCCAGTTCCCCGTGGACCGTCACACACGCGCTCGCCGTCAGGGACAGTACCGCCGTCGCCGCGAGACCCGTCGCCGCCCGACCCAGCCTTCTCATCGGTTGCCTTCTGCTCCTCGACCCCCATGGACCGTCCGAACCCTACCGGGGCCCGTGACAGGCCGGACGCCGGGACCGGATACAGCGCCCACACCGTGACCTGGCAGACGGCCGGTGCCGGCGGAAAGCCGAACACGCCCCGGGGCGGCGGCCCGTGCTGGCCGCCCCGCCGGGACCGTCCGCGCCGGGACGGCCGGGCTCACGACGGGCGTTCCGGCAGGACGAGCGGCACCCCGTGCGGGGATGGCGCAGGCCCTCGACCGGCTGCCGGCAGACCCTCTCGGTCGCCGCCGCGGCGGCCGCGACGGCCGCGTCGTCCTCGTCCTCGCCCGGCGTGCCGGACCAGGGGGCCCGGCCCATCCGTACGGCGTCCTCCACCGCTCCGGGGAACGGCAGTTCCGCCGACTGCGGCAGCACCGAGCCACCGGCCATCGCCGCCAACAGGGCCGAATTCCCCGCCCCGTCGAGGCCTGCGAGTGCGAGGATCTCCCCGGCCCGCACCGGCATGGCGACGTCCCTGAGTACGTCCTTGGCCCCGAGCCGTACGCACAGCCCGCGCACCTCGACGAGCGGCCTCGAGGTCCGGGCGAAGGGCACGTCAGGCACGCTGATCGCCGACGTCGGCACCGTGGGCCGGGAGACCGGCAAGGTGGCCGGCTACGACAGTTCGCCGCCGGGAGGCCGCCCGTTCCTGAGCCGGGATGCTTGAATGCCTGCGTGAACGAACTCGACGCGCTCGCCGGACCCGAGGTTCTCGACGTCCTCCACGTCTTCTGCGGCGGTGACGGGCGGCACGGCAACGCCCTCGGCGTCGTGCGTGACGCCCGTCGCCACCCGGACCGGGGGGCCCGGCAGGCGCTCGCCGCCGAACTGGGCTTCAGCGAGACGGTGTTCGTGGACGACCCGGAGCGCGGCACCGTCGACATCTACACGCCCACGCAGCGCCTGCTCTTCGCCGGACACCCCCTCGTCGGCGTGGCCTGGCTGCTGGACCTCCAGGCCGTGCGCCCGCCGGCGGGCGAGGTGTGGGTGCGCGACGACGGCGAGTTCACGTGGATCACGGCCCGTGCCGAATGGGCGCCGCCGCGGCGGCTCGTGCGGTACGCGTCCCCCGCGGAGGTCGACGCGCTTCCCGTGCCGTCGCCCGCCGAGGGCAGGCTGTACGCGTGGGCGTGGCAGGACGAGGCGGCGGGCCGGGTGAGGGCGCGGGCCTTCGGGCCGCGCGGCGACCACGCGGTGGAGGACGAGGCCACGGGCGCGGCGGCGCTGCTGCTGACCGAGCGGCTCGGCCGGGCGCTGAACATCACTCAGGGCCGGGGGTCGCAGATCCTGACGGCCCCCGGCCCCGACGGCATCGTGGAGATCGGCGGGCGCGTGCGCCTCGCGGCGCCCGCGCCGGTGTCGGCACCCCCGGCCGGGCCCGCGTCCGGGGCGCCGTCCGCAGAGGGGCGGCGGCCCGCTCCCACCGCGCGGATGACTCTTGCGCGCAGCGAGCGGACCCGGCTGCCGCACGCGGTGACCATGCCGGAGGTCACGCGCTGAGCGGGAACTCCCGCTCGAGGTCCCTCAGGATGGCCACGTTGTGGTCGAAGGCGACCCTGCACTCCTCGATCATGCGCTGCTTCTCCAGGTCGTCCACGTCGACCGCGTCGAGCAGTTCGCGGTAGCCGCGCTTGAACGCCGCCGGGTTGGCGATCTGCTCGAAGACGTAGAACCTGACGCCGTCGCCCTTGCGGTCGAAGCCCCAGGTCTTCTCCGCCACGTCCCGCAGCACCTGGCCTCCGGAGAGGTCGCCGAGGTAACGGGTGTAGTGGTGCGCCACATAACCCGCGGGCCACGTCCGCGCGCACTCCTCGATCCGGGCCGCGTAGGCCGCCGTCGACGCCAGCGGTACGAGCTCCTCCGGCCGGACGCCGGCACCCCGCAGATGCCCGAGGTCGCGCTCCAGCTCCGCTGTGCGCATCAGCTCGGGCCTGATGAAGGGCCCCGCGACCGGGTCGTCCTTCAGCGTCCCTGCCGCGCCCTCCAGCGCCCGGTAGACGAACCACAGCTCCTCGGTGTACCGCGCGTACGCCTCGACGCTCAGCCGGCCGCCGAGCAGGTCGTCCATGAAGGACGACATCTGCACGGTCGTGTGGCGCTCGTGCGAAGCGAGGCGGATGAGCGTCGAGAAGGGCGTGCCGGTTGCATCCAAGGCGGGCCTCCAGTGACCGGAGAGGTCGGGAACCAACGGCAGCGGCTGTTGCCACCACCGATCCTGCTACTTAGGCTTACCTAAGTCAACGTGTTCCCGACGATCTGTCGGTAAAGACGTTACCCACCTCCGAGGTCAGGGCAACGTAAGGATTTCCGCCCCGGTGTCCGTCACCACCAGCGTGTGCTCGAACTGCGCGGTGCGCTTGCGGTCCTTCGTCACGACCGTCCAGCCGTCGTCCCACATGTCGTACTCGTACGTCCCCAGCGTGAGCATCGGCTCGATGGTGAACGTCATCCCCGGCTGGATCACGGTGGTCGCGTGCGCCGCGTCGTAGTGCGGGATGATCAGCCCGGAGTGGAACGACGAGTTGATGCCGTGCCCCGTGAAGTCGCGGACGACCCCGTAACCGAAGCGCTTGGCGTACGACTCGATCACCCGGCCGATGACATTGACCTGGCGGCCCGGCCGGACCGCCTTGATCGCGCGGTTCAGCGACTCCCGGGTGCGCTCGACGAGGAGCCGCGACTCCTCGTCGACGTCGCCGCAGAGGTAGGTGGCGTTGTTGTCGCCGTGGACCCCGTTGATGTACGCGGTGACGTCCAGGTTCACGATGTCGCCGTCCCGCAGCACCGTGGAGTCCGGGATCCCGTGGCAGATGACCTCGTTGATCGAGGCGCACAGCGACTTCGGGAAGCCTCGGTAGCCGAGCGTCGACGGGTAGGCGCCGTGGTCGCACATGAACTCGTGCGCGACCCGGTCCAGTTCGTCGGTGGTCACCCCCGGGGCGATGTGCTTCGCGGCCTCCTCCATCGCCTGCGCGGCGATGCGGCCCGCGATACGCATCCGCTCGATGGTGTCCGAGTCCTGGACCTCCGGCCCGGAGTAGGGGGTCGGCGCGGGCTTCCCGACATACTCGGGACGCCGGATGTTGCCGGGGACGGATCGGGTGGGAGAGAGCTCCCCTGGTACGAGCAGCGACTGGCCAGACATGGCAGCGAGTCTAACCAGGCCCGCTGGGGCAGCATGGCCTCAGAGGAAGGAGCCGACGATGGCCCTGTTCAAGAAGCGCACGGTGGGCAAGCCGGGCGAGTGGTACTACTGCCTGCAGCACAAGAAGGTCGAGGAAGGCCCGGAGTGCCCCGCGAAGGACCGCTTCGGCCCGTACGCGTCCCGTGTGGAGGCGACGCAGGCGATGGAGACGGCGCGGGAACGGAATCTCGAGTGGGAGAACGACCCGCGCTGGCACGACGGGGCGGGTCGCCCGTCGGACGACCCGGGGACGTAGCCGGGAGCGGAGCGGGTCCGCTGCGCGGTGCCGTTTCCCCACCCCGCCCCTTCCCGAACCGGGCTGCGCCCGGACCCGTACCGCGCTTCGCGCGGTGCCGTTCGAGGCGCGAGGGTCCGGTGGGGTCCCCCCCACGCCGCCAGGCGTAGAGGGAGGAGCCCCGGTTACGGGAAGGGGCGGGGTGGGGAACAAGCGGCCGCAGGCGCCACGCGCCCCCAGGCGTCACGCACCCGCACTCGCCGCCGACCGCCGCGCCACCGCGTCCTCGTCCGTCTCCGCGTCGTACGTGATCAGCTTCGGCAGCACCGCCGCCAGCGCCCCCACCGCCACCACGCACGCCACCCCGCCTCCCCAGATCGCCGGGCGCGTGCCCGTCCAGCCCGCCATCGCGCCCGCGCGGACCTGGCCGAGCTGCGGGCCGACGCTGTACGAGAGGACCTCGATGCCCGCCAGGCGGCCCCGGAGGGACTCGGGGATCGTCTGGTTCCAGATCGTCGAGCGGCC
Coding sequences within:
- the map gene encoding type I methionyl aminopeptidase, whose product is MSGQSLLVPGELSPTRSVPGNIRRPEYVGKPAPTPYSGPEVQDSDTIERMRIAGRIAAQAMEEAAKHIAPGVTTDELDRVAHEFMCDHGAYPSTLGYRGFPKSLCASINEVICHGIPDSTVLRDGDIVNLDVTAYINGVHGDNNATYLCGDVDEESRLLVERTRESLNRAIKAVRPGRQVNVIGRVIESYAKRFGYGVVRDFTGHGINSSFHSGLIIPHYDAAHATTVIQPGMTFTIEPMLTLGTYEYDMWDDGWTVVTKDRKRTAQFEHTLVVTDTGAEILTLP
- a CDS encoding biliverdin-producing heme oxygenase; translated protein: MDATGTPFSTLIRLASHERHTTVQMSSFMDDLLGGRLSVEAYARYTEELWFVYRALEGAAGTLKDDPVAGPFIRPELMRTAELERDLGHLRGAGVRPEELVPLASTAAYAARIEECARTWPAGYVAHHYTRYLGDLSGGQVLRDVAEKTWGFDRKGDGVRFYVFEQIANPAAFKRGYRELLDAVDVDDLEKQRMIEECRVAFDHNVAILRDLEREFPLSA
- a CDS encoding bifunctional DNA primase/polymerase: MGDGIGRYRGTEGRPSRESRLAQWLRRRGGNTDAEDSQREDLLLAAAAAGLPLAPAAHPVGYRCSCERIGCPTPATHPISFAWQTQSTTDRAQIQRWAQGQPEANFITATGMVHDVLDVPLEAGRGALARLLERGIDVGPVAEVGEDRMLFFTATRGTPEDEDEWWPCALDCHPETMDEHPGLRWHCRGSYVLVPPARLPGDGDLAVAWVRGPEHPLPDPLTLLETLTDACAKYAGENEDIDHHAAAWPLGR
- a CDS encoding PhzF family phenazine biosynthesis protein, translating into MNELDALAGPEVLDVLHVFCGGDGRHGNALGVVRDARRHPDRGARQALAAELGFSETVFVDDPERGTVDIYTPTQRLLFAGHPLVGVAWLLDLQAVRPPAGEVWVRDDGEFTWITARAEWAPPRRLVRYASPAEVDALPVPSPAEGRLYAWAWQDEAAGRVRARAFGPRGDHAVEDEATGAAALLLTERLGRALNITQGRGSQILTAPGPDGIVEIGGRVRLAAPAPVSAPPAGPASGAPSAEGRRPAPTARMTLARSERTRLPHAVTMPEVTR